DNA sequence from the Longimicrobium sp. genome:
ACTCACGCTCTTAGGCCTGGTCGACGCGGACGCCACCGCCGTCCTGGCGGCGTTCCTGGGTGAGCCGGACGCCTAGTAGGCCCAGGTCGCGGGCGTCGCTCTGACGTCCACGTGGACGGCCCAGGGGCCCCGTGTGCCGATCCCTCGCGCGCCGCAGCGCGCAGCTGCAGCCGCCGTTGCGCGGAACGGGGGGATATCGGCGGCGGTCCCGAACAGGTGCTGCGAGGCTGACGCGCCGCCCACGGCCTTGTTGTGCGCCGGGCACCGGTAGCCGCTGACGACGACCAGGGGCTTACCTGTGCCGGCTCTGATCGCTTCCAAGCACGCAATCAGT
Encoded proteins:
- a CDS encoding YcbK family protein, producing the protein MGDLSAHFDSNEFRCKHCRGIVPISPALIACLEAIRAGTGKPLVVVSGYRCPAHNKAVGGASASQHLFGTAADIPPFRATAAAAARCGARGIGTRGPWAVHVDVRATPATWAY